The sequence below is a genomic window from Draconibacterium halophilum.
CCACATTTTGAGCAAACGCCATACCCCGTTTAAAATTCTCAAACGGAAATTCCTTTCTAATTTTCTTATTGTCAATTACTTTCCAATCATCCCTTACATTTTCTTTAAACTGTTTAATCTCATCAGCTTTTAAAGGAGAAGTACCTTCTTTGCAAGGCACACAATGTTTTTCTTTTAAATCCATCACAATCGTTATTATTTTTCTCATTCAGGAAAATACCTGATGTAAACATTACTGTAGAAAATAATATGCCACAACTTAATTCACTGGGAATAAGACAAGAAAGGATTTGTTATTGTGTATTTTTTCCACAATTGGTGAGACAATACCACAATTTTTTAATCCGAATTCATAAAAATCCTGTGTATATGGCTGAATACAATAATACAAGTGGTTACGATGCCCCCAATATACATCGCTACCTTACATTCTTAAGCAAAACTAACGAGCGGGCCTGAACTTCATAAACACTTTGAATTAGTTTATTGGGGTCTGAATGATCTTGCATTTCGGTATCAACCAGAACTTCCCATTCTGGATTCAACCCTTCGTGCGGCAGGGTAAACAACATTGGTTCCCAGTAGCTGTTTACCAATATCAATAAAATTTCTTGTTGCAAACTGTTTCCATTTTCATCTATTTCTTTCATCAGTTCGCCATTAAGCAACATGCCCATCATCCGTATAAAACTAGTATCCCATTCT
It includes:
- a CDS encoding 4a-hydroxytetrahydrobiopterin dehydratase; the encoded protein is MDLKEKHCVPCKEGTSPLKADEIKQFKENVRDDWKVIDNKKIRKEFPFENFKRGMAFAQNVALIADKEDHHPDMCIHYSSVDVELSTHKIGGLSENDFILAAKIDEL